In the Acropora muricata isolate sample 2 chromosome 1, ASM3666990v1, whole genome shotgun sequence genome, one interval contains:
- the LOC136910396 gene encoding uncharacterized protein: protein MAERRALLLKRRLMKDEDLLEKYRTTMNDYIEKGHAEMVPEEELNLRNRPVWFLPHHPVTHPLKPDKVRVVYDCAAKFGQTSLNQQLLQGPDQTNQLVGVLSRFRQNSVGMVADIEAMFHQVLVDPKDCDSLRFLWWPNGDLTKEMREYRMAKHLFGATSSPSVANFCLRKTAQLHREEFDKEVIETVNRDMYVDDMMKSTSTTEKAISLASQLRTLLKKGGFRLTKWYSNDREVMATIPESERAKSVVNLELEQLPTESALGLKWNIEEDKFVWEVMEKMLQRVSQKPVTRKGIVSAVYSLFDPLGFIAPYAMKAKLLLQTLSRKRLGWDDTLEETDKEQWKRWLDDLPKLHQIQVDRCFKPKGFGEVKEVQLHLFSDASRQGYAAVAYLRLKDVTNQVNCVFVMGKARLAPIREISIPRLELTAAVISVRLSKIIREELDMTIDRVCYWSDSTSVFKCINNESKRFHTFESNRLTVIRNGSKPSEWRYVNRDDNPADDGSKGLKVDTMLKDDRWLKGPKFLWEDESHWPRLIKIPVLGDDDVEVRKEAQIYVSAVQSNVLDDLISYYSCWWKLKCSIAWLLRYKQYLQMKVLSKKKASIASDSLLKSSEMQSTNFGHLTVAELQLAEREIFKRVQQVAFPEVIDVLSATKCFEDKKYPKKVLKKVGASIRQLTPQLKAGLLRVGGRLVNAPIGDERKHPIILPYKHHVTDLIIKQCHENLGHMGQESVLSSLREAVWIVKGRSAVRRVLGRCMTCQRQRSACPGNQFMADLPEARLAPEKPPFSYVGVDYFGPLEVKQGRSRVKRYGCLFTCLTTRAVHIEIAHSLDTDSMINALRRFISVRGYPEQIRSDQGSNFIKADKELKEAIEEWNQHKINNFCRQKQIEWIFNPPSASHMGGAWERMIRSVRQILKAILKEQLVSDEVLSTVMSEAVNILNSRPLTRNSNSALDEQPLTPNHLLHLRPCPDLPPGIFDKDDLSCRRAWRQVQYLANLFWLRWTREYLPNLLERKKWNTLRRNLKVGDLVLLADKSFPRGKWPLGRVVEVMPSRDGLVRTVRVKTSCTVATRAKRQRKGEPLSEESTTELTRPVTKLCLLEMD from the coding sequence ATGGCAGAAAGAAGAGCCCTGCTTCTAAAGAGGCGTCTTATGAAGGATGAGGATTTGTTGGAGAAGTATCGGACAACAATGAACGACTATATCGAAAAGGGGCACGCAGAAATGGTTCCTGAAGAAGAGTTGAATTTAAGGAACAGACCAGTGTGGTTCCTTCCTCACCATCCAGTGACGCACCCTTTGAAGCCCGACAAAGTCAGGGTGGTGTATGATTGTGCAGCAAAATTTGGACAGACATCTCTAAATCAGCAGTTGCTACAGGGTCCGGATCAGACAAATCAATTAGTGGGTGTCTTAAGTCGTTTCAGACAGAACAGTGTTGGAATGGTTGCAGATATTGAAGCAATGTTTCATCAGGTCCTAGTGGACCCAAAGGACTGTGACAGTTTAAGATTTTTGTGGTGGCCAAATGGGGACCTGACAAAGGAAATGAGGGAGTATCGAATGGCAAAACATTTGTTTGGTGCTACATCTTCGCCAAGTGTTGCTAATTTCTGTCTAAGGAAGACAGCGCAGTTGCATCGGGAAGAGTTTGACAAAGAAGTAATAGAGACAGTGAACCGAGACATGTATGTAGACGACATGATGAAGTCGACAAGCACCACAGAGAAGGCGATTAGTTTAGCAAGTCAGCTGCGGACACTGCTGAAGAAGGGTGGATTCCGCTTGACGAAGTGGTATAGTAATGACCGAGAAGTGATGGCGACAATACCAGAGTCCGAAAGAGCCAAATCGGTGGTGAATTTAGAGCTTGAGCAACTCCCGACAGAGAGTGCTCTTGGACTTAAATGGAACATAGAAGAAGACAAGTTTGTATGGGAAGTTATGGAGAAGATGTTGCAGCGAGTGAGTCAGAAACCAGTGACACGTAAAGGAATTGTGTCAGCTGTTTACTCCCTCTTTGATCCACTGGGATTCATTGCACCATACGCCATGAAAGCCAAGTTGTTGTTGCAAACGCTCAGTAGGAAGAGGCTGGGTTGGGATGATACGTTGGAAGAAACCGACAAAGAACAATGGAAGCGCTGGCTAGACGATCTCCCAAAATTGCATCAAATACAGGTAGACCGCTGTTTCAAACCCAAGGGATTTGGCGAAGTTAAAGAAGTACAGTTGCACCTCTTCTCAGACGCTTCTCGTCAAGGATATGCAGCTGTTGCATACCTTCGTTTGAAAGATGTGACCAACCAAGTTAACTGTGTATTTGTGATGGGAAAGGCAAGATTGGCTCCCATACGAGAAATTTCGATTCCAAGATTGGAACTGACAGCCGCTGTTATCTCCGTAAGGCTCTCTAAGATAATTCGAGAAGAATTGGACATGACAATAGACCGTGTTTGCTATTGGAGTGACTCAACTTCCGTTTTTAAGTGCATCAACAATGAATCAAAGAGATTCCACACGTTTGAGTCTAATCGCCTGACAGTGATACGCAATGGCTCCAAACCCTCAGAGTGGAGATATGTGAACCGGGACGATAACCCTGCTGATGATGGTTCGAAAGGTCTTAAAGTAGACACCATGTTGAAGGATGACCGTTGGTTGAAAGGACCCAAGTTCCTGTGGGAAGACGAGAGTCACTGGCCCAGATTGATCAAAATTCCTGTCTTAGGAGATGATGATGTAGAAGTTAGGAAAGAGGCTCAGATTTATGTCTCTGCTGTTCAAAGTAATGTTTTGGATGACCTGATTTCGTACTACTCCTGTTGGTGGAAATTGAAATGTTCCATTGCGTGGTTGTTACGCTACAAACAGTATCTGCAAATGAAGGTTCTGTCAAAAAAGAAGGCGTCGATTGCAAGTGACTCTTTACTCAAGTCCAGTGAAATGCAATCGACGAACTTTGGCCATTTGACAGTTGCAGAGCTCCAATTAGCCGAAAGAGAGATATTTAAACGAGTTCAGCAAGTGGCCTTTCCAGAAGTCATTGATGTACTTTCGGCAACAAAGTGTTTTGAGGATAAGAAGTACCCAAAGAAGGTTTTAAAGAAGGTTGGTGCATCAATACGTCAGCTGACTCCTCAGCTTAAGGCAGGTCTATTAAGGGTCGGAGGTCGACTAGTAAATGCACCCATTGGTGACGAAAGGAAGCATCCTATTATCCTGCCATACAAGCATCATGTGACTGACCTCATTATTAAGCAGTGTCATGAAAACTTGGGTCATATGGGGCAAGAATCTGTCTTGTCATCCTTGAGAGAGGCGGTTTGGATTGTGAAGGGGAGATCGGCGGTGCGGCGTGTTTTAGGAAGATGCATGACCTGTCAACGGCAGAGAAGTGCGTGCCCTGGGAACCAGTTCATGGCAGATCTACCAGAAGCGAGGCTTGCACCTGAGAAGCCACCTTTCTCTTATGTGGGTGTTGATTATTTTGGACCACTTGAAGTTAAGCAAGGAAGATCCCGTGTTAAGAGATATGGCTGTCTCTTCACCTGCTTAACAACGCGTGCGGTGCATATCGAGATAGCCCACTCCTTAGACACCGATTCAATGATTAATGCCCTTAGAAGATTCATCAGCGTTCGTGGCTATCCAGAGCAAATAAGGAGCGACCAAGGAAGTAACTTCATAAAGGCAGACAAGGAGCTGAAAGAAGCTATCGAAGAGTGGAATCAACACAAGATCAACAATTTCTGCAGACAGAAACAGATTGAATGGATTTTTAATCCACCCTCAGCGAGCCACATGGGAGGGGCATGGGAGCGGATGATACGTTCCGTGAGACAGATTTTAAAGGCCATTCTAAAGGAGCAGTTAGTATCTGATGAAGTACTTTCAACTGTGATGTCCGAAGCGGTGAACATTTTAAATTCCAGACCTCTCACTCGGAACAGTAACAGCGCCCTTGACGAACAGCCACTGACCCCTAATCATTTGCTACATTTACGTCCGTGTCCGGACTTACCACCGGGAATATTTGATAAAGATGACCTCAGCTGTAGACGTGCTTGGAGGCAAGTGCAGTATTTAGCCAATTTGTTCTGGCTCAGATGGACAAGAGAATACCTCCCAAACTTGTTAGAGAGGAAGAAGTGGAACACGCTAAGAAGAAACTTGAAGGTCGGTGATTTAGTCCTGTTGGCAGACAAGTCCTTCCCTAGAGGCAAATGGCCGCTTGGACGGGTCGTGGAGGTCATGCCTAGTCGAGACGGATTAGTGCGCACAGTGAGAGTGAAGACGAGCTGTACGGTTGCGACACGCGCTAAACGACAGCGCAAGGGAGAGCCTCTGAGCGAAGAAAGTACGACTGAGCTGACACGCCCAGTGACCAAGTTATGTTTGCTTGAAATGGACTGA